The following are from one region of the Halogeometricum sp. S3BR5-2 genome:
- a CDS encoding universal stress protein: MNRALAVVEPTDASKDLLREAGSLAEGVDAELVLVHATTDEEYSARRKAMESLSNASTKYTPGEARAGAEEFARDLGREILASFDVEYEVTSAVGDKADAVLDAAEEYDCDHVFFAGRQRSPTGKALFGDATQRVILDFEGPVTVLTA, from the coding sequence GTGAACCGAGCACTCGCCGTCGTCGAACCGACCGACGCATCGAAGGACCTACTCCGGGAGGCCGGAAGCCTCGCCGAAGGCGTCGACGCCGAACTGGTTCTCGTCCACGCGACCACGGACGAGGAGTACAGCGCTCGCCGGAAAGCCATGGAATCGCTCTCGAACGCCTCGACGAAGTACACGCCGGGAGAGGCCCGGGCGGGCGCGGAGGAGTTCGCGCGCGACTTGGGTCGGGAGATACTCGCCTCGTTCGACGTCGAGTACGAGGTCACCAGCGCGGTCGGAGACAAAGCCGACGCGGTTCTCGACGCCGCCGAGGAGTACGACTGCGACCACGTCTTCTTCGCCGGACGGCAGCGCTCGCCGACCGGAAAGGCGCTGTTCGGCGACGCGACTCAGCGGGTCATCCTCGACTTCGAGGGACCGGTGACCGTTCTCACGGCCTGA
- a CDS encoding GntP family permease — protein MVVEFAHSPLLTFVVGLVVVVLLLVVWDLPAFVGLTIAAFTVGLVNAAFVPDFGLADAATRTATAFGNGMAGIGIPILMAAVIGKAMLEAGSAQRIVRGFQSALGKDNSDIALWGSSTVLAIPVFFDSVFYLLAPLARSMRARRGKDYALYIVAVGAGGATAHVFIPPTPGPLAVASEIGVNLGMTIAVGVAVALPAATMAGLVYGRWINNRIDIPLRDAMGTSTEELMERANRSSENIPGVFESALPILLAVVLVASYTVVDTLQSTYPVLQSIRPIVAFIGDKNVALTIAAIAAALTYLRWSELTRSQWEDELTEALKSGGNIAAITAMGGAFGALLAASGIGSYIAGSLEGIGIPLIVTAWLIAAIVRIAQGSATAAMLTTAGIMAPLTGQLAVHPAYLVMAIGAGGNICSWYNDSGFWLVKEIGGLTQAETLKTWTVLTTIISITGIVAVLAYSSVLPLA, from the coding sequence ATGGTAGTCGAATTCGCTCATAGCCCGCTTCTGACGTTCGTCGTCGGGCTCGTCGTGGTCGTATTGCTGCTCGTCGTCTGGGACCTCCCGGCGTTCGTCGGGCTGACCATCGCCGCGTTCACGGTCGGACTCGTCAACGCCGCGTTCGTTCCGGACTTCGGACTGGCCGACGCCGCTACGAGAACGGCCACAGCGTTCGGGAACGGGATGGCGGGCATCGGTATACCCATCCTGATGGCCGCCGTCATCGGCAAGGCGATGCTGGAGGCCGGGTCCGCACAGCGAATCGTGCGGGGCTTTCAGTCGGCCCTCGGCAAGGACAACTCCGACATCGCGCTGTGGGGAAGCAGTACCGTGCTCGCCATCCCCGTCTTCTTCGACAGCGTGTTCTACCTGCTCGCGCCGCTGGCCCGGTCGATGCGGGCGCGCCGCGGGAAGGACTACGCGCTGTACATCGTCGCCGTCGGCGCCGGCGGAGCGACGGCCCACGTGTTCATCCCCCCGACGCCCGGTCCGCTGGCCGTCGCCAGCGAAATCGGCGTGAACCTCGGGATGACCATCGCCGTCGGCGTCGCCGTCGCCCTCCCGGCGGCGACGATGGCCGGACTCGTCTACGGTCGCTGGATAAACAACCGAATCGACATCCCGCTCCGCGATGCGATGGGAACCTCGACTGAGGAGTTGATGGAGCGCGCGAACCGTTCCTCCGAGAACATCCCGGGCGTCTTCGAGTCGGCGCTTCCCATCCTCCTCGCCGTCGTCCTCGTCGCCTCGTACACCGTCGTCGACACGCTCCAGTCCACGTACCCGGTGCTCCAGAGCATCAGGCCTATCGTGGCGTTCATCGGCGACAAGAACGTGGCGCTGACCATCGCGGCCATCGCGGCGGCGCTGACGTACCTCCGCTGGTCCGAACTGACGCGCTCGCAGTGGGAGGACGAACTCACCGAGGCGCTGAAGAGCGGCGGGAACATCGCGGCCATCACGGCGATGGGCGGCGCGTTCGGCGCGCTGTTGGCCGCCTCGGGCATCGGCTCGTACATCGCCGGCAGCCTGGAAGGTATCGGTATCCCGCTCATCGTGACCGCGTGGCTCATCGCCGCCATCGTCCGCATCGCGCAGGGCTCCGCGACGGCCGCGATGCTCACCACCGCGGGCATCATGGCGCCGCTGACCGGCCAACTCGCCGTGCACCCGGCGTACCTCGTCATGGCCATCGGCGCGGGCGGAAACATCTGCTCGTGGTACAACGACTCGGGATTCTGGCTCGTCAAGGAGATCGGCGGCCTCACGCAGGCGGAGACGCTGAAGACGTGGACCGTCCTCACGACCATCATCTCCATTACCGGTATCGTCGCGGTGCTCGCCTACTCGTCGGTGCTCCCCCTCGCGTAG
- a CDS encoding DUF211 domain-containing protein yields MAPVRRLVLDVLKPHDPPLVEFTERVADLDAVEGATSSLVELDREVQNAKLTVEGSALDLPTLEDRVESLGGTVHSVDQVSCGDRVVEDRETPQD; encoded by the coding sequence ATGGCTCCCGTCCGCCGTCTCGTGTTGGACGTGCTGAAACCGCACGACCCCCCGTTGGTCGAGTTCACGGAACGGGTCGCCGACCTCGACGCCGTCGAGGGGGCGACGTCGTCGCTCGTCGAACTCGACCGCGAGGTGCAGAACGCCAAACTCACCGTCGAGGGGTCGGCGCTCGACCTGCCGACGCTCGAAGACCGCGTCGAGTCGCTCGGCGGCACGGTCCACTCCGTCGACCAAGTGTCCTGCGGTGACCGCGTCGTCGAGGACCGCGAGACCCCGCAGGACTGA